One window from the genome of Isachenkonia alkalipeptolytica encodes:
- a CDS encoding diacylglycerol/lipid kinase family protein, producing the protein MYRNIDIICNPSSGKQKFQQNIQDIKKMLENEGRKVKIFYTEKKYDGKNYTIESCKGTTDLIISVGGDGTLNEVVNGLMESERKIPLAIYPTGTVNDFASFFEISTKVQDFYRMIQHGREKWVDAGKANDHYFINVAAGGKITEVAHKVSSDSKTILGRMAYILEGARDFPREIFKPVQLKLSVDGEMVEREVLFFLVSNTQFVGGFKQLMNRAKIDDGKLDLLMVEKLPVKDFFNIFVKAFNGSHIDHPKVYYKYVEEVTIMAEPAMEIDVDGEYLGNTPAQISVIKKAVKILVP; encoded by the coding sequence ATGTATCGAAACATCGATATTATTTGCAATCCCAGTTCGGGAAAACAGAAGTTTCAACAAAATATTCAGGATATAAAAAAAATGTTAGAAAACGAAGGGCGAAAAGTAAAAATATTCTATACAGAAAAAAAATACGATGGCAAGAATTATACCATAGAAAGCTGTAAAGGAACGACGGATCTCATTATTTCTGTCGGAGGAGACGGCACATTAAACGAAGTAGTAAACGGTCTGATGGAATCGGAAAGAAAGATTCCCCTAGCCATTTATCCTACGGGAACGGTCAATGATTTTGCCAGTTTTTTTGAAATATCTACGAAGGTTCAAGATTTTTACCGGATGATTCAGCATGGCCGGGAAAAGTGGGTGGATGCAGGAAAAGCCAATGACCATTATTTTATAAATGTGGCTGCAGGAGGTAAAATCACGGAAGTGGCCCATAAAGTCAGCAGCGACTCCAAAACTATTTTAGGGAGAATGGCCTATATCTTAGAGGGCGCCCGGGATTTTCCGAGAGAAATCTTTAAACCGGTACAGTTGAAGCTGTCAGTCGACGGGGAAATGGTGGAAAGAGAAGTCCTTTTCTTTCTGGTTTCCAATACCCAGTTTGTAGGGGGGTTTAAACAACTGATGAACCGGGCAAAAATCGATGATGGGAAACTGGATTTATTAATGGTGGAAAAGCTTCCGGTAAAGGATTTTTTCAATATTTTTGTAAAAGCTTTTAATGGTAGCCATATAGACCATCCTAAAGTCTATTATAAATATGTAGAGGAAGTTACGATCATGGCGGAACCTGCTATGGAAATTGATGTTGATGGAGAGTACTTAGGAAACACTCCGGCTCAAATTTCTGTAATTAAAAAGGCGGTAAAGATTTTAGTGCCCTAA
- a CDS encoding MarR family winged helix-turn-helix transcriptional regulator, translating to MLKIDPENENMDVITEIERELRYLCTIVKQKGREMLVEFEITPPQFQALLYLVKEEDLTIGELSKRMYLACSTITDLVDRMEKNKMVKRVRDEKDRRVVRVAVLEKGHKIIQKVLTARREYLRDILKDLSEEQQTFILNGISMVYERTDAMK from the coding sequence ATGCTGAAAATAGATCCTGAAAATGAAAATATGGATGTAATTACAGAAATTGAAAGAGAGCTCCGTTATCTTTGTACCATTGTAAAGCAAAAGGGTCGGGAAATGCTTGTGGAATTTGAAATTACCCCTCCCCAATTTCAAGCCCTGCTATATTTGGTTAAGGAAGAGGATCTAACCATCGGAGAGTTAAGTAAGCGAATGTATTTAGCCTGCAGCACCATTACGGATTTAGTGGACCGCATGGAGAAAAATAAAATGGTTAAACGGGTGCGGGATGAGAAGGATCGCCGCGTGGTTCGGGTTGCGGTTTTGGAGAAGGGACATAAAATCATTCAAAAAGTCCTTACTGCCAGAAGAGAATACTTGAGGGATATTTTAAAGGACCTCTCGGAAGAGCAGCAGACCTTTATTTTAAACGGAATTTCTATGGTATATGAACGAACAGATGCGATGAAATAA
- a CDS encoding DUF896 domain-containing protein has protein sequence MVGQEKIDRINELAKLAKERTLTEGEEKERQALRKEYIQAFRKNAKQQFDRIKIVD, from the coding sequence ATGGTAGGACAAGAAAAAATTGATCGCATTAATGAGCTGGCAAAATTAGCAAAGGAAAGAACCTTGACCGAGGGGGAAGAAAAGGAACGACAAGCCCTTCGAAAGGAATACATCCAAGCGTTTCGAAAGAATGCAAAGCAACAATTTGACCGAATAAAGATCGTCGATTAG
- a CDS encoding sensor histidine kinase, with protein MEKEPEEVSKINTILSKAITAVEESKEEIFEITENLRKECDELQRQVIRFKEEAKNLVLQVESLEEKERISRKTLLKVSKNFETYAEEDIKKAYERANDLRLQVLVKRREEKEIITKRKDLELRLKEAEKNLKKAESLTSKIGIALEFLGDNFDSVISSAEGIEEKQAIGKRIILAQEEERKRIARDIHDGPAQSLSNVIIKSELCERLLDKDLVEAKEELKSLKEIVRESTKEVRRIIYNLRPMSLDDLGFVAMIEKYLEVFQEESGIQAEFVVDSNQGIEDSVRNLFVFRITQELLNNVRKHSEATFVEVSLDITKNSIHLRVQDNGKGFNMEEEFEDPRGIKESPNTHMNGLGLQSIKERVKLLNGRITFESKEAMGTKVQCVIPNDV; from the coding sequence ATGGAAAAGGAGCCGGAAGAGGTTTCAAAAATTAATACCATTCTTTCCAAGGCGATCACAGCCGTGGAGGAAAGCAAAGAAGAAATTTTTGAAATTACGGAAAACCTTCGCAAGGAGTGCGATGAACTTCAACGGCAGGTAATTCGATTTAAAGAAGAGGCAAAAAATCTTGTGTTACAAGTGGAAAGCCTCGAAGAAAAGGAGCGTATAAGCCGGAAAACCCTGTTAAAGGTCAGTAAGAATTTCGAAACCTATGCCGAGGAAGATATAAAAAAGGCCTATGAACGGGCCAATGATTTGCGACTGCAGGTCCTGGTAAAGCGCCGGGAGGAAAAGGAAATTATCACTAAAAGAAAGGATTTGGAACTTCGTCTGAAGGAGGCGGAGAAAAATTTGAAAAAAGCGGAGAGCCTGACTTCTAAAATCGGTATTGCCCTAGAGTTTTTAGGGGATAATTTTGACAGTGTGATTTCCAGTGCTGAGGGAATTGAAGAAAAACAGGCGATTGGAAAACGCATTATTCTCGCCCAGGAAGAAGAACGTAAGCGAATTGCCAGGGACATTCACGATGGACCGGCTCAGTCTTTATCCAATGTAATCATAAAGTCAGAGCTATGCGAGCGATTGCTTGACAAGGATTTGGTTGAGGCAAAAGAAGAGCTGAAAAGTCTAAAGGAAATTGTTCGGGAGAGCACAAAGGAAGTTCGACGAATCATTTACAATCTTCGGCCGATGTCTTTAGACGATTTGGGATTTGTAGCTATGATAGAGAAGTACTTAGAGGTTTTTCAAGAGGAGTCGGGAATACAAGCGGAGTTTGTGGTTGATTCGAATCAAGGTATTGAAGATTCTGTACGAAACCTTTTCGTCTTTCGAATTACTCAGGAACTCTTAAACAATGTGCGAAAACATTCCGAAGCCACCTTTGTGGAAGTAAGCTTAGACATCACTAAAAATTCCATCCATTTAAGGGTTCAAGACAACGGCAAAGGGTTCAACATGGAAGAAGAATTTGAAGACCCTCGGGGAATAAAAGAAAGTCCGAACACTCACATGAACGGATTGGGATTACAAAGTATTAAGGAAAGAGTAAAGCTATTAAACGGAAGAATCACCTTTGAAAGCAAGGAAGCTATGGGAACAAAGGTCCAATGCGTTATACCGAATGACGTTTAA
- a CDS encoding response regulator, with product MIKILLVDDHLLVRQGIKKILELEEDFQVVGEAGNGEEALEILKEMKPDIVLLDINMPGLNGIETLRQIKAMEDRQKVIMLTFHEEREYLIETINLGAEGYILKDAESDSLIRGIRDVNKGGSYVHPSIAGELVKTHKKDKPEVNQDLEALKKLTRREKEVLKLISQGMNNREIANTLFISEKTVKNHVSNIFKKIHVNDRTQAAIFALKNQRDQ from the coding sequence ATGATCAAAATACTACTTGTGGATGATCATTTACTGGTACGTCAAGGGATTAAAAAAATTCTGGAATTAGAAGAGGATTTCCAGGTTGTGGGCGAAGCCGGAAACGGAGAAGAAGCCTTAGAGATATTAAAGGAGATGAAACCGGACATTGTTTTGCTGGATATTAATATGCCCGGACTAAACGGTATCGAAACCTTACGACAAATTAAAGCCATGGAAGACCGGCAAAAAGTGATCATGCTAACTTTTCACGAGGAACGGGAATATCTGATTGAGACCATTAATCTTGGGGCGGAGGGTTACATTTTAAAAGATGCGGAAAGTGACAGCTTAATCCGAGGCATCCGGGATGTAAACAAAGGGGGTTCCTACGTCCATCCGAGCATCGCCGGCGAACTGGTAAAAACTCATAAGAAAGATAAGCCGGAAGTAAATCAGGATTTAGAAGCTCTGAAAAAACTGACCCGAAGGGAAAAGGAAGTTCTGAAACTGATTTCCCAAGGAATGAACAATCGGGAAATCGCCAACACCCTGTTCATCAGTGAAAAAACCGTAAAAAATCATGTGTCCAATATCTTCAAGAAAATCCATGTAAATGACCGGACCCAGGCAGCCATATTTGCCTTGAAAAATCAACGGGATCAATAA